Proteins encoded within one genomic window of Hahella chejuensis KCTC 2396:
- a CDS encoding YHYH protein — protein sequence MKSSLKTKSCDGYYDAIRLGGSGLAALCLSAGLILSGCGGSAAVSDGAASDDSGVSVDEGSSSDTSGDAGDAFSVDITNAIFTETSGDCADYDNTLEASVTDIQRGFGFDAAVTISSDSDSCTLTSNSIPNHDFNDASAHFANSVAEVSQSFHIPRNPSSASSTTSLSQRLVNGVMLNGVVLDLLSAGCYNPSSPMADADGNTAIGCPDTSDWLLDPLGADSKFGADAHNAHTQPGGLYHYHGNPNAMFDSNPGPNGSPVIGFAADGFPIYGSYFLDPDTGTVRKAVSGYTLKTGSRGTKSTNNPGGAYDGTYIDDWEFTNAGDLDACNGMTVDGQYGYYVTDAYPWVLNCFRGAPDSSFNK from the coding sequence ATGAAAAGCTCTTTAAAAACAAAAAGCTGCGATGGGTATTATGATGCGATCAGGCTGGGCGGAAGTGGTTTGGCGGCGCTGTGTCTGAGTGCGGGACTGATTTTGTCCGGTTGCGGAGGCTCTGCGGCGGTGTCCGATGGGGCGGCCAGCGATGACTCGGGAGTATCGGTTGATGAAGGTTCCTCAAGCGATACGTCGGGCGATGCTGGAGACGCCTTCAGCGTTGATATCACCAATGCAATATTTACCGAAACCAGCGGCGACTGCGCCGATTATGACAACACGCTTGAAGCGTCCGTGACGGATATCCAGCGTGGGTTTGGCTTTGATGCGGCGGTGACCATCAGCAGCGACTCGGACAGTTGCACGCTGACGTCCAACTCGATTCCCAATCACGATTTCAACGACGCCTCCGCGCATTTCGCCAACAGCGTGGCGGAGGTCAGTCAGAGCTTCCATATTCCCAGAAATCCTTCCTCTGCGTCTTCCACCACCTCGCTCAGTCAGCGTCTGGTGAATGGCGTGATGTTGAACGGAGTGGTATTGGATCTGTTGTCCGCAGGCTGCTATAACCCCTCCAGCCCCATGGCGGATGCAGACGGCAACACCGCCATTGGGTGTCCAGACACGTCCGACTGGTTGTTGGACCCTCTGGGCGCAGACAGCAAATTCGGCGCGGACGCCCATAACGCCCACACCCAACCGGGCGGTCTGTACCATTATCATGGCAACCCCAACGCCATGTTCGATAGCAATCCCGGACCAAACGGATCGCCGGTGATTGGTTTCGCGGCGGATGGTTTTCCGATCTACGGCAGCTATTTTCTGGACCCTGACACAGGCACGGTGCGCAAGGCTGTATCCGGCTACACCCTAAAGACCGGCTCCCGGGGGACCAAGAGCACGAATAACCCGGGCGGCGCCTACGATGGAACCTATATTGACGATTGGGAGTTCACCAACGCTGGCGACCTTGACGCCTGTAACGGCATGACGGTGGACGGTCAATACGGCTACTACGTGACCGATGCTTATCCCTGGGTGCTGAATTGTTTCCGAGGCGCGCCTGACAGCTCGTTCAACAAATAA
- a CDS encoding ABC transporter substrate-binding protein — translation MSASAMLFERQQDQILLPSFKALLSVITLSFVVCTSEGVYAKTAQEWVETEFTPSTLSREQQLQEMQWFHKASEPFRGMTIYVVSEPIDTHWYEADTLAKAFEDVTGIRVVHEITGEDDVVRKLLAQIETQHNIYDGFISDSDLIGGHFRSGAVVALSDYMQEEGKDVTLPTLDIEDFFGLSFTTGPDGKVYQLPDQQFPSVYWYRHDWFSRKDLQDRFRKLYGYELGVPMNWSAYEDIAEFFTVHVRELDGHRVWGHMDYGKTDPSLGWRISDAWLAMAGMGDKGLPNGLPVDDWGIRVENCRPVGASVRRGGALDSPAAIYGIRKFLDWFRLAPPEALNVTDKVMGEWVGSGLIAQQIFWYTAYLAQITQPGLPVVDADGAPKWRIAPSPLGAYWQEGMKSGYQDAGSWTFLKNTPEKRRKAAWLYAQFTVSKTVSLKKTMVGLTPIRLSDINSQAMTDRAPYLGGLVEFYRSNARYYWTPTGTNVPSYPKLSPLWWKYMTQALKGTQPVEDVMHDLALAMDEELAAIGREDPGPCAPRLNPQSPKDYWLNQPGSPKPELNERPPGKTLSYEEALKAWH, via the coding sequence ATGAGCGCATCTGCAATGTTATTTGAACGACAGCAAGACCAGATCTTACTCCCTTCTTTTAAAGCGCTGCTATCCGTCATTACGTTGAGCTTCGTCGTGTGTACGTCTGAGGGTGTATATGCCAAAACGGCGCAGGAGTGGGTGGAAACTGAATTCACGCCTTCCACCCTCAGCCGTGAGCAACAACTGCAGGAAATGCAGTGGTTTCACAAGGCCTCTGAGCCGTTTCGGGGCATGACGATTTATGTGGTGTCGGAGCCTATCGATACCCATTGGTACGAAGCCGATACGCTGGCGAAAGCCTTTGAAGATGTTACCGGCATCCGCGTGGTGCATGAAATTACGGGCGAAGATGACGTGGTGCGCAAGCTACTGGCGCAGATCGAGACGCAACACAACATCTACGACGGATTCATCAGTGACTCAGATCTGATTGGCGGGCATTTCCGCAGCGGCGCTGTGGTGGCGCTGTCGGATTATATGCAGGAGGAGGGCAAGGACGTCACACTGCCGACCTTGGATATAGAGGATTTTTTTGGCCTGTCTTTTACGACAGGGCCTGATGGCAAAGTCTATCAATTGCCTGACCAGCAATTTCCCAGTGTGTACTGGTATCGCCATGACTGGTTCAGCCGCAAGGATCTGCAGGATCGCTTTCGCAAACTGTATGGCTATGAACTGGGCGTACCGATGAACTGGTCCGCCTACGAAGACATTGCGGAATTTTTCACCGTGCATGTGCGGGAACTGGACGGCCATCGGGTATGGGGACACATGGACTACGGCAAAACCGACCCATCCCTTGGGTGGCGCATCTCTGACGCGTGGCTGGCGATGGCGGGGATGGGCGACAAAGGGCTGCCCAATGGCCTGCCGGTGGACGATTGGGGCATTCGAGTGGAGAACTGTCGTCCCGTCGGCGCCAGCGTTCGGCGCGGCGGAGCTCTGGATAGTCCAGCCGCCATCTATGGCATTCGCAAGTTTCTCGACTGGTTCCGGCTGGCGCCGCCGGAGGCCCTCAATGTGACGGATAAAGTCATGGGCGAGTGGGTGGGGTCCGGGCTGATCGCCCAGCAAATTTTTTGGTATACCGCGTACCTCGCGCAGATCACCCAGCCGGGGCTGCCAGTCGTGGATGCGGATGGCGCGCCCAAATGGCGCATCGCGCCGTCGCCGCTGGGCGCCTATTGGCAGGAAGGCATGAAATCCGGCTATCAGGACGCGGGTTCCTGGACTTTTCTGAAGAATACGCCGGAGAAGCGTCGTAAGGCGGCATGGCTTTATGCGCAGTTTACGGTTTCCAAAACGGTGTCTTTGAAGAAAACGATGGTGGGCCTGACGCCCATTCGGTTATCCGATATCAACTCCCAGGCGATGACGGATCGCGCGCCTTATCTGGGCGGATTGGTGGAGTTTTATCGCTCTAACGCGCGTTACTATTGGACGCCAACCGGAACCAATGTGCCCAGCTATCCCAAGCTTTCTCCATTGTGGTGGAAATATATGACCCAGGCGCTCAAGGGAACCCAGCCGGTGGAGGACGTCATGCACGACCTGGCGCTCGCCATGGATGAAGAACTGGCGGCAATCGGCCGGGAAGACCCCGGCCCCTGCGCTCCCCGCCTTAACCCCCAATCCCCCAAAGATTACTGGCTCAACCAGCCCGGCTCCCCCAAACCCGAACTCAACGAACGCCCACCGGGGAAAACCTTGAGTTATGAGGAGGCGTTAAAGGCGTGGCATTGA
- a CDS encoding GNAT family N-acetyltransferase, with the protein MYNLRCVTSTGEGDDLYRDVLRIITPSTTRFAPDDWRRVINRQDAKSWLEDRLAESPVYVVKQIATSAAVGFIFLHPIPLPLELTEWRLGYILGESYWSQGLGTELMEGIIGWARQNKGVAKISCGVARENAASVKMLERNNFHLASNHSGTVFYEYPIEQAELQME; encoded by the coding sequence GTGTACAACCTTCGCTGCGTGACCTCTACCGGCGAGGGCGATGACCTTTACAGAGACGTACTGAGAATAATCACACCGAGCACGACGCGTTTCGCTCCTGACGACTGGCGCCGCGTCATCAATCGACAAGACGCCAAGTCCTGGTTGGAGGACCGTTTAGCGGAGTCGCCTGTATATGTCGTAAAGCAAATAGCCACTTCTGCTGCAGTCGGATTCATATTTCTCCATCCAATCCCGCTACCGCTGGAACTCACCGAGTGGCGCCTGGGCTACATTTTAGGCGAGTCATATTGGTCGCAAGGACTTGGTACAGAACTCATGGAAGGCATTATTGGTTGGGCGAGGCAAAACAAAGGCGTCGCCAAAATAAGCTGCGGCGTCGCCAGAGAAAACGCTGCGTCAGTAAAGATGCTGGAGAGAAATAACTTCCATCTCGCATCCAACCATTCCGGCACGGTTTTCTATGAATATCCGATCGAGCAAGCAGAACTACAGATGGAGTAA
- a CDS encoding DUF6502 family protein, producing the protein MNQALSQALYAAIYKLLRPLAALLLRRGMSYNEFAEIAKRAYIDAATEEFPLPNRKQSLSRVSVLTGINRKEIARLEKLPNPIETGETQSANRSSRVVNGWIRDIRFQDEHGAPLTLPLDEGDNSFTELVRLYGGDVPVRAVLDELIRLDSVEVSDHGEAAGKRVALKVEGYVPQTDLKEKLRIMSTAVADLLRTIDHNLEADRTEARVQRTVAYNDIPMECLEAIRGRSKEEVEEILQRINRWLSGYDRGVNAKLQGSGKFRAGIGVYYFEQSLTRGEQP; encoded by the coding sequence ATGAACCAGGCATTAAGTCAGGCGCTGTACGCCGCCATATACAAATTACTGCGACCTTTGGCTGCGCTGCTGTTGCGGCGCGGCATGTCGTATAACGAGTTCGCGGAGATCGCGAAGCGCGCCTATATAGACGCCGCCACGGAAGAATTCCCCCTCCCCAACCGCAAACAGAGCCTCTCCAGGGTGTCCGTATTGACCGGTATAAACCGCAAGGAAATCGCCAGACTGGAGAAGCTGCCCAACCCCATTGAGACCGGTGAGACGCAAAGCGCCAACAGAAGCTCCAGGGTCGTCAACGGCTGGATCAGAGATATTCGTTTTCAGGATGAGCATGGCGCCCCGCTTACCCTCCCCTTGGACGAAGGCGATAACAGCTTTACTGAGCTGGTGCGGTTATACGGCGGCGACGTGCCGGTGCGCGCGGTCCTGGACGAGCTGATCAGATTGGATTCGGTGGAGGTCAGCGATCACGGAGAGGCGGCGGGCAAACGGGTTGCTCTGAAAGTGGAAGGCTACGTGCCGCAAACCGATCTAAAAGAGAAATTAAGGATTATGAGTACGGCGGTCGCGGACCTGCTTCGCACCATAGATCACAACCTGGAGGCGGATCGCACTGAAGCGCGCGTGCAACGCACCGTGGCGTACAACGACATCCCCATGGAGTGTCTGGAAGCGATACGCGGACGCAGTAAAGAAGAGGTGGAAGAAATTTTGCAACGTATAAACCGGTGGTTATCCGGGTACGACAGAGGCGTCAACGCCAAGCTCCAGGGCAGCGGGAAATTTCGCGCAGGAATAGGCGTATACTATTTCGAGCAGTCCTTAACCCGCGGGGAGCAGCCATGA
- a CDS encoding beta-lactamase hydrolase domain-containing protein — MSITRLAIDFYVTSSLSSNELEAAAQLGVRSIVNNEPDQEAESESLRRGADALGLSYHSVPSHKNADEQTQISSFIDVMEHCEKPVLAFCRSVSNGISLWVMSETRHK; from the coding sequence GTGTCGATTACCAGACTAGCAATTGATTTTTACGTCACCTCCAGCCTGTCAAGCAACGAGCTGGAGGCCGCCGCCCAGCTGGGCGTACGCTCCATCGTCAATAACGAACCCGACCAGGAGGCGGAGTCCGAATCTCTACGCCGCGGGGCTGACGCCCTCGGCCTGTCTTACCACAGCGTTCCTTCGCATAAAAATGCGGACGAACAAACTCAAATCAGTTCTTTTATCGATGTCATGGAGCATTGCGAAAAGCCGGTGCTGGCTTTTTGCAGAAGCGTCAGCAACGGCATTTCCCTTTGGGTGATGTCGGAGACCCGACATAAATAG
- a CDS encoding HupE/UreJ family protein, whose amino-acid sequence MSAFRFAFAALFVLLTAPAWAHQAGVTDTAVQIGASKVKVVYTAPEAEFAADSVIASRSEAMTALVGAGFPLRNGDRACVLIDARSQTLEQIASRQFAMLYDCGSDIGVLTVGYLLLQNNAEHKNFVRIVLADRTATVVFDSARRTQEIPVAQSLRAWSKTLTDDFMGNLGGSSGMSQYSDYFMLGLEHIVFGFDHLLFLLGLLLLPLGWKQLAALTTSFTVAHSITLAVSVLNWISPPMMWVEAGIALSLVYVALENLWELSGEPSPKNISARWKRRLLVTFSFGLIHGFGFSYILREIGLGDQLAGALMSFNLGVEAGQIAIVTAAYALIYYGMKDWNLLRMARVGSLFVAAMGGYWLVERLVA is encoded by the coding sequence ATGAGCGCTTTCAGATTCGCATTCGCAGCGTTGTTTGTTCTTCTGACCGCCCCGGCGTGGGCGCATCAGGCAGGCGTCACCGATACCGCCGTGCAGATCGGCGCCAGCAAAGTGAAGGTTGTGTATACCGCGCCTGAGGCGGAGTTCGCCGCCGACTCCGTCATCGCTTCCAGGAGCGAAGCGATGACGGCCTTGGTTGGCGCAGGCTTTCCGTTGCGCAACGGCGATCGAGCCTGCGTTCTGATAGACGCCCGCTCACAGACACTGGAGCAAATCGCCTCGCGTCAGTTCGCCATGCTTTACGACTGCGGTAGCGATATCGGCGTCTTAACGGTTGGCTATCTCCTGTTGCAAAACAATGCCGAGCACAAGAATTTCGTGCGTATTGTCCTGGCGGACCGGACCGCCACGGTGGTGTTTGACAGTGCGCGCAGAACTCAGGAGATTCCCGTGGCGCAGTCTTTGCGGGCATGGAGCAAAACACTGACGGACGACTTTATGGGGAACCTGGGCGGCTCCAGCGGCATGAGCCAGTATTCCGACTATTTTATGCTGGGGTTGGAGCACATTGTTTTCGGCTTTGATCATCTCTTGTTTCTGCTGGGCCTTTTACTGCTGCCTTTAGGGTGGAAACAGCTGGCTGCGTTGACCACCTCTTTTACGGTTGCGCATTCGATCACACTGGCGGTCTCTGTGTTGAATTGGATCAGTCCGCCGATGATGTGGGTGGAGGCGGGCATTGCGTTAAGCCTTGTCTACGTGGCGCTGGAGAATTTGTGGGAGCTGAGCGGAGAGCCTTCGCCAAAAAACATATCCGCACGCTGGAAACGCCGCTTGCTGGTGACGTTCTCATTCGGACTGATTCACGGTTTCGGTTTTTCATACATCCTGCGAGAGATTGGACTTGGCGACCAGTTAGCTGGCGCGCTCATGTCGTTCAACCTGGGCGTAGAGGCGGGACAGATCGCCATCGTCACCGCGGCGTACGCCTTGATTTACTACGGAATGAAAGATTGGAACTTGCTGCGCATGGCGCGGGTTGGCTCCTTGTTCGTGGCGGCGATGGGCGGTTATTGGCTGGTGGAGCGACTGGTTGCATAG
- a CDS encoding MBL fold metallo-hydrolase codes for MHIEVLGSGEAYDRARVNSSLLVTEERFQMLIGCGPSVPQALWRRETTVEEIDAIQLSHCGPDHAAGLITLVNWMHAKGRTKPLLLITPHGHRPLLQSLLNYAIWPEQRLCFLLRWKQSDKGLAVGPWSLSTAMTQHASPNRAMLLNGPNGALFFNGEGVLLEAPLRLAGEADLIFLECRSIKKDRHDFHGSWEAYHRLTFKPGSLICLYHVLEQEKARLGDLMYQREDVYLPEQGQCFRLVRGDWELL; via the coding sequence ATGCACATTGAAGTGTTGGGGAGCGGCGAAGCCTACGACCGCGCCCGGGTAAACTCATCCCTGCTCGTCACAGAAGAGCGTTTTCAAATGTTGATCGGCTGCGGTCCCAGCGTCCCCCAGGCCTTGTGGCGGCGAGAGACCACTGTTGAAGAGATTGACGCCATTCAGCTGAGTCATTGCGGCCCGGATCACGCCGCAGGGCTTATTACCCTGGTAAATTGGATGCACGCCAAGGGGCGCACCAAGCCCTTGCTACTGATTACGCCCCACGGTCATCGTCCCCTGCTGCAAAGTCTGCTGAATTACGCCATCTGGCCCGAACAACGGCTCTGTTTCCTGCTGCGCTGGAAGCAGTCAGATAAGGGGCTCGCCGTTGGTCCATGGAGCTTATCCACCGCCATGACGCAACATGCTTCGCCCAACCGCGCCATGCTGCTAAACGGACCCAATGGAGCCCTGTTTTTCAATGGGGAAGGCGTGCTGTTGGAAGCGCCATTGCGACTGGCTGGAGAAGCGGATCTGATTTTTCTCGAGTGCCGTTCGATCAAGAAAGATCGCCATGACTTTCACGGTAGTTGGGAGGCGTATCATAGGCTGACCTTCAAGCCCGGCAGCCTGATATGCCTGTACCATGTTCTGGAACAGGAAAAAGCGCGGTTGGGCGACCTGATGTATCAGCGCGAGGATGTCTACTTACCTGAGCAGGGGCAGTGTTTCCGTCTGGTGCGAGGGGATTGGGAGCTGCTGTAA
- a CDS encoding AraC family transcriptional regulator: MSPFRANAGSPVLPQDILVRRLRSEGTEEREGHSHEHGQLFCVLQGLTVVDTDAGRWLMPSNRLGWIPPGVRHGAQYFGAIAGWSLYLHPDICEPLPDEPCVYEANALMTPVIARIAEWTAGEPLDAPRRRLLHVLMDEIQAAQQPALHLPMPRDQRLLRLSHKLLATPENNDSLLALASDIGLSERTLTRKFREETGLSLGQWRQLARLARALELLAQGVSVTQTALDLGYDSVSAFIALFRRYFGETPGRYLK, from the coding sequence ATGTCTCCCTTTCGTGCTAATGCCGGTTCGCCGGTTTTACCTCAAGATATTTTGGTGCGCCGCCTAAGATCGGAGGGGACGGAAGAAAGGGAAGGGCATTCTCATGAACATGGGCAATTGTTCTGTGTATTGCAGGGGCTGACGGTGGTGGATACGGATGCCGGGCGCTGGTTAATGCCGTCCAATCGTCTGGGCTGGATACCCCCAGGCGTACGACACGGCGCGCAGTATTTCGGCGCCATAGCCGGCTGGAGCCTTTACTTGCATCCAGATATTTGTGAACCCTTGCCTGACGAGCCATGCGTATACGAAGCGAACGCCTTGATGACGCCTGTCATCGCGCGAATCGCCGAGTGGACCGCCGGCGAGCCCCTGGACGCCCCCCGTCGCCGCTTGTTGCATGTCCTGATGGATGAAATTCAAGCGGCGCAACAACCCGCACTGCACCTGCCCATGCCAAGAGACCAACGCCTTCTGCGTCTGAGCCATAAACTGCTCGCCACCCCGGAAAACAACGATTCCTTGCTGGCGCTGGCCAGTGACATCGGTCTGAGCGAACGTACGTTGACCCGCAAATTCCGCGAAGAAACCGGTCTGTCCCTGGGACAATGGCGACAACTGGCCAGACTGGCCCGCGCCCTCGAACTCCTGGCCCAGGGTGTCTCCGTCACCCAAACCGCCCTGGACCTGGGATACGACAGCGTCAGCGCCTTTATTGCGCTGTTTCGGCGTTACTTTGGAGAAACGCCGGGGCGGTATTTGAAGTAG
- a CDS encoding suppressor of fused domain protein: protein MKSLFKKLAGFFSSKASASDQGAAPITQNGNPQEQFWRKVYDERSEYYETHFGALPSEILKIGHMFGVWPGGGLYMIPANKLGEGMWVYTTFGFTNPDMPSGVAAQNVEVEKDEQGRVVSTAATLTRKEAAAQTDGVPGYGYEMLVIAREKAEWPLWFLQWTANAEILNDAGILERVSKHDGLTVEEIQAGESEFINVLIAKAQPPLPSSGKLSNGNMEILIATVITEEEMRWSMEHGRPALLQRLMKAGVGQVSDRHRASVV, encoded by the coding sequence GTGAAAAGCTTATTTAAAAAACTGGCCGGATTTTTCTCCAGCAAAGCGTCTGCGAGTGACCAGGGCGCTGCGCCGATCACGCAGAATGGAAACCCGCAAGAGCAGTTCTGGCGAAAAGTCTACGATGAACGCTCTGAATATTACGAGACGCACTTTGGCGCGTTGCCGTCGGAAATTTTGAAGATCGGCCACATGTTCGGCGTATGGCCCGGCGGGGGGCTGTATATGATTCCCGCCAATAAATTGGGCGAAGGCATGTGGGTGTACACCACCTTCGGCTTCACCAATCCGGACATGCCCTCGGGCGTTGCGGCGCAGAACGTGGAAGTAGAGAAGGATGAGCAGGGGCGTGTGGTCAGCACAGCGGCGACGCTGACCCGAAAAGAGGCGGCGGCGCAGACTGACGGCGTCCCGGGCTACGGATACGAGATGCTGGTTATCGCCCGGGAAAAAGCGGAATGGCCGCTTTGGTTTCTACAGTGGACCGCCAACGCGGAGATTCTCAACGATGCAGGCATACTGGAGCGCGTCAGCAAGCATGACGGCCTGACGGTGGAGGAAATCCAGGCCGGCGAATCCGAGTTCATCAACGTCCTCATCGCCAAAGCCCAACCGCCGCTGCCGTCATCAGGAAAACTGTCCAATGGCAATATGGAAATCCTTATCGCCACTGTCATTACCGAAGAGGAAATGCGCTGGTCCATGGAGCATGGGCGTCCTGCGTTATTACAGCGGCTGATGAAGGCCGGCGTGGGGCAGGTGAGTGACCGTCATCGGGCGAGTGTGGTTTGA
- a CDS encoding LysE family translocator: protein MVSLEYLMTSLIVVLLPGTGVLYTVSAGLMGGRRAALFASVGCTAGIIPHLLACALGLAAILHASSLAFQVVKYVGVAYLMYLAWVMWRESGVVAFDASAQEKKATSFAIKACLINILNPKLSIFFLAFLPQFVPHDAASPVSHMLLLSAIFMGMTLAVFTLYGLFANAVRAYITGSPKLMRWTQKTFAGAFVALGVKLATVER from the coding sequence ATGGTTAGCCTTGAATATCTGATGACTTCCCTGATTGTTGTGTTGCTTCCCGGCACGGGTGTGTTGTACACCGTATCCGCCGGTCTGATGGGCGGTCGGCGCGCGGCTCTGTTCGCCTCCGTGGGATGCACCGCAGGCATTATTCCGCATTTGCTGGCCTGCGCTTTGGGGCTGGCGGCGATTCTACACGCCAGCAGTCTGGCCTTTCAGGTTGTCAAATATGTCGGCGTAGCCTATCTGATGTATCTCGCCTGGGTGATGTGGAGGGAGTCCGGCGTTGTCGCCTTTGACGCCTCGGCGCAAGAGAAAAAAGCCACGAGCTTCGCCATCAAAGCCTGCCTGATCAACATTCTGAACCCCAAGCTTTCCATATTTTTTCTGGCGTTTCTGCCTCAATTCGTGCCTCACGACGCCGCTTCGCCGGTCTCTCACATGCTGCTGTTGAGCGCTATTTTCATGGGAATGACGCTGGCGGTCTTCACCCTTTACGGCCTGTTCGCCAACGCCGTGCGCGCCTACATTACAGGCTCCCCCAAACTGATGAGGTGGACCCAGAAAACCTTCGCCGGCGCTTTCGTCGCATTAGGCGTCAAGCTCGCGACAGTGGAGCGTTGA
- a CDS encoding DUF5666 domain-containing protein gives MSRFLYALTALALTTSLLSACSGGASSDGGIEGTGAPVAARGEISGFGSVFVNGVEYETNTADIVIDSVSGYSESALKVGMVVLIEGALDAGETTGDAHRVSFEQTLFGPVSEVNFVDGYNAEITVLGQTALIPDSAVFENLNFSSLAIGQVVAISGLTNATGVLATRIEKMADTYSDGDQVAVSAIIRSVDTPNRTFVIGDLSVDYSMADLQGFSSGQPEVGQYVRVNGRFFEDTGVIAAKVKLKTRGDMSASGVRLEYEGVITDFASQQSFYLSGQPVNAASAKFRRGQKQDLADGVRIEAEGTIDAGGVLQAQTITFKKANDMHIEASVDSVSETAKQVVVLGVAFSINELTAFDDRSEAHQPYFGLDDIRSGDRLSVRAASGTAPLTASRIERLRADDSVTVEGPVTAISGEVLSILGVAVDISDASGSQNGLKVGAFVEIVGDLTGVQSVKAQRIKVKKNNN, from the coding sequence ATGAGCAGATTTCTATACGCCCTGACGGCGCTGGCGTTGACGACCAGTCTGCTCTCAGCCTGCTCCGGCGGCGCATCTTCTGACGGCGGTATCGAAGGCACCGGCGCGCCAGTGGCTGCGCGCGGCGAAATCAGCGGCTTCGGCAGCGTATTCGTCAACGGCGTGGAGTACGAGACCAACACAGCGGACATCGTTATCGACAGCGTCAGCGGCTATTCAGAAAGCGCACTAAAAGTAGGCATGGTGGTGCTTATCGAGGGCGCTTTGGATGCAGGCGAAACAACTGGCGACGCCCATCGCGTCAGTTTTGAACAGACCTTATTTGGCCCCGTGTCCGAGGTGAACTTCGTCGATGGCTATAACGCCGAAATCACAGTGCTGGGACAAACCGCGCTGATTCCCGACAGCGCCGTGTTCGAAAACCTCAACTTCAGCAGTCTCGCGATCGGCCAGGTGGTGGCGATCAGCGGACTCACCAACGCAACAGGCGTCCTGGCCACGCGCATTGAGAAAATGGCGGACACATATAGCGATGGCGATCAGGTAGCGGTGAGCGCCATTATTCGTAGCGTAGATACGCCGAACCGTACGTTTGTCATTGGCGATCTGAGCGTGGATTACAGCATGGCGGATCTGCAGGGCTTCTCCAGCGGACAACCGGAAGTTGGCCAATATGTAAGAGTCAATGGGCGCTTCTTTGAAGATACCGGCGTCATCGCCGCGAAGGTCAAACTGAAAACCCGCGGCGATATGTCCGCCAGCGGCGTCAGACTGGAGTATGAAGGCGTCATCACTGACTTTGCGTCGCAACAAAGCTTCTATCTGAGCGGCCAACCTGTCAACGCCGCCAGCGCCAAATTCAGAAGAGGCCAGAAACAGGATTTGGCGGATGGCGTCCGCATCGAAGCGGAAGGCACGATCGACGCAGGCGGCGTTTTGCAGGCGCAGACGATTACGTTCAAGAAAGCCAATGACATGCATATCGAAGCCTCAGTGGATTCAGTCAGCGAAACCGCCAAACAAGTCGTCGTCCTTGGCGTCGCGTTCAGCATCAATGAACTGACCGCCTTCGATGACCGCAGCGAAGCGCACCAGCCTTATTTCGGGCTGGATGACATTCGCAGCGGCGACCGGCTGTCCGTCAGGGCGGCCAGTGGAACTGCGCCCTTAACCGCTTCCCGCATCGAACGTCTGCGCGCGGACGACTCTGTAACAGTGGAAGGACCTGTAACGGCCATCTCCGGGGAAGTGCTGAGCATTCTCGGAGTCGCCGTGGACATCAGTGACGCCTCGGGTTCGCAAAACGGACTCAAGGTGGGCGCGTTTGTGGAAATTGTCGGTGACCTGACCGGCGTGCAGTCCGTCAAGGCGCAGAGAATTAAGGTGAAGAAGAACAACAACTAA